aaaacatttcttttcatctttttcacGATTTCAAATATTGTTCCGCGGATACGCGACACTATTCCCAGCTAATAATATTCCCggtgaaagaaaattccaGGCCAACCCAAGTAAGTCGTCCGCTGGGTGGACGCCCCCACGAGTCAGTGTTTCTGCCTAAGTTTACGCGGACCCAAAATTCATACTGTCTCACTCGCTTGGACCGGATGGGCTTTCCTCCTCCTAGGAAGGCTTCCACAATTATGCACTTTTTCCAAGATGATAGGACTGTAATGTGCAGTCCAAAAGATGGTATACCTGTATCATCATTTCATATAATGATTTGCTTTTTGGAACGTcgaaaaggaaattaaGCAACCAGCAAGATGTCCACTGAATTAACCGTTCAATCCGAGAGAGCTTTCCAAAAGGTATGAATTTAGCGATAATGTCTCAAGGgatttaaagaaattttaccTAAAGTAACTTTGCTGATATATATCGTCTGAGGAATTGTTTAGAATAGATGAAAACTTAGCAGGTATCCTATTGAATTCTTAGCATGTTTATTGTTACGACTAATAGAATTTGCCAGTCAAAATTTACAATATTTGCGTTAATTAACTACAAAACCGGCGGTGCCGAAGGCTTGATAAAGGTAGCACATTTTTATACTGATTCATTACGTTTACGATAGTTGATTGggtaaaatttctttttatttcactTATGCGAATAACTTACTAACCTTTGTatcatcctttttttaGCAACCACACATCTTCAACAACCCAAAGGTTAAGACTTCCAAGAGAACCAAGAGATGGTACAAGAATGCCGGTTTGGGATTCAAGACCCCAAAAACCGCTATTGAAGGTTCCTACATTGACAAGAAATGTCCATTCACTGGTTTAGTTTCCATCCGTGGTAAGATCTTGACCGGTACCGTCGTCTCCACCAAGATGCACCGTACCATTGTCATCAGAAGGGCTTACTTGCATTACATTCCAAAGTACAACAGATACGAAAAGAGACACAAGAACGTTCCAGTTCACGTTTCCCCAGCTTTCCGTGTCCAAGTTGGTGACATCGTTACCGTCGGCCAATGTAGACCAATCTCCAAGACTGTTAGATTCAACGTTGTCAAGGTCTCTGCTGCTGCTGGTAAGGCTAACAAACAATTTGCTAAATTTTAAGCTGGTTATGAATCAGCATAAGACTTACGTAACTGTTTATTTTATAATTATTTGTATAATGTactaaaaatataaattcAATAATCTCCACTTCTGCAAGAAGCAAATGTACTATGAAGTGAATATTTCACCTTGTAATGATGGGTGGATTTGCATTCTTCTTTACCTTTAAAAATCAGTAAATATGCTTTTATCTATTGGGTCTGTATATGTTTGGGAAAGTAACCCTTCTTAATTGATTTGTTCCAACAATGAATCAATTATTTCAGCTGTTGACCTTCCTTTAAAGTCATGAATCTTTTCTCTCATCTGCTCGTAACATAATCTCAGTTCAAGACCAGTTCGAGGATATCCGGGCTTGT
This is a stretch of genomic DNA from Saccharomyces cerevisiae S288C chromosome IV, complete sequence. It encodes these proteins:
- the RPS11A gene encoding 40S ribosomal protein uS17 RPS11A (Protein component of the small (40S) ribosomal subunit; homologous to mammalian ribosomal protein S11 and bacterial S17; N-terminally propionylated in vivo; RPS11A has a paralog, RPS11B, that arose from the whole genome duplication); the protein is MSTELTVQSERAFQKQPHIFNNPKVKTSKRTKRWYKNAGLGFKTPKTAIEGSYIDKKCPFTGLVSIRGKILTGTVVSTKMHRTIVIRRAYLHYIPKYNRYEKRHKNVPVHVSPAFRVQVGDIVTVGQCRPISKTVRFNVVKVSAAAGKANKQFAKF